ACGCATCTTTCCCGGCGCTTTTGCAGAACGTCCGGGTAAATCACGAAAAAGCGGCGGCCGATATCCTGTTCCAAGCGGAGGTGTAACATATATGCCGCAGACGAGCTATCAATACGCCATCGGCCGCATAAAGGTACTGGAAACGCATATGCTGGACGCCGCCAAATTTAAAAAGCTTATTCCTTTGGAAAAGGACGAGTTTTTTCGGGCCTTACAGGAAAGCGGCTACGGCGAAGGGATTTTGGCGGACGGCGACTTGGACGAATTAATCCGCAGCGAACTGAAGGTGGCCAGGCAACTGATCTGGTCCGTAACGCCAGACCCCAAAGTTACCGGCCTTTTTCTCCTGCCCATAGATGCCCATAACCTTAAAGTTTTTCTCAAGGCGCGTGTCTTCGCCGTACCGTCGGATGGCCTGTCGGAAGAAGGCGGACTGTTCCCCCCGGATGTTCTGCAAAAAGCGGTCGTCGAGAAACGCTATGCCTTTTTCCCGCCGACGCTCAAAGACGAGTTGGACGAGCTGGAAAAGGCGCTTGCGCGCGGCGATGCGGCGCCGCGCCTGATCAGTGCGCGGGTGGACGGCGCGATTTTTAAGTACATAAAAAGCGTGTTGGCGCAAACGCGCAACGAATACGCCACAGGATATTTCAGTCTTTTGGCCGATTTAACCAATGCAAAGAGTTTTATCCGCGCCCGCGAACTGGGGTGGAAAGCGGAAGATTTTTCCTCCGTTTTTGTTGTTTGCGGCGGCATTGCCCGGGAAATATTTTTGCAGGCTTTCGCCTTGCCGGACGAGCACATAACGCCGGCGCTCGGCCGGGGGGCAAACAGCGCGGCGGTCGCGCAGGCGCTTGACGGATATTTTGCCCAAAACAGCATGGCGGCCTTTGAAAAAAGGATTGACAGCCTGCGCATGCGTTTTGTCC
The sequence above is drawn from the Acidaminococcales bacterium genome and encodes:
- a CDS encoding V-type ATPase subunit, giving the protein MPQTSYQYAIGRIKVLETHMLDAAKFKKLIPLEKDEFFRALQESGYGEGILADGDLDELIRSELKVARQLIWSVTPDPKVTGLFLLPIDAHNLKVFLKARVFAVPSDGLSEEGGLFPPDVLQKAVVEKRYAFFPPTLKDELDELEKALARGDAAPRLISARVDGAIFKYIKSVLAQTRNEYATGYFSLLADLTNAKSFIRARELGWKAEDFSSVFVVCGGIAREIFLQAFALPDEHITPALGRGANSAAVAQALDGYFAQNSMAAFEKRIDSLRMRFVRARRNDPEGIGAIVGYLIGKETEARALGMILSARGGGEELDLPGLYM